The Oncorhynchus nerka isolate Pitt River linkage group LG3, Oner_Uvic_2.0, whole genome shotgun sequence genome includes the window gcccactcctccatacagaccttctccagatcctttgggtttcggggctgtcactgggcaatacggactttcagctccctccaaagattttctattgggttcaggtctggagactggctaggccactccaggaccttgagatgcttcttacggagccactccttagttgccctggctttgtgtttcgggtcgttgtcatgctggaagatccaccacgacccatcttcaattctcttactgagggaaggaggttgttggccaagatcccgtgatacatggccccatccatcctcccctcaatacggtgcagtcgtcctgtcccctttgcagaaaagcatccccaaagaatgatgtttccacctccatgcttcacggttaggatggtgttcttggggttgtactcatccttcttcttcctccaaacacggcgagtggagtttagaccaaaaagctctatttttgtctcatcagaccacatgaccttctcccattcctcctctggatcaaccagatggtcattggcaaacttcagactggcctggacatgcgctggctttaGCAGGggaaccttgcgtgcgctgcaggattttaatccatgacggcgtagtgtgttactaatggttttctttgagactgtggtcccagctctcttcaggtcattgaccaggtcctgccatgtagttctgggctgatccctcaccttcctcatgatcattgatgccccacgaggtgagatcttgcatggagccccagaccgagggtgattgaccgtcatcttgaacttcttccattttctaataattgcgccaacagttgttgccttctcaccaagctgcttgtctattgtcctgtagaccatcccagccttgtgcaggtctacaattttacccctgatgtccttacacagctctctggttttggctattgtggagaggttggagtctgtttgattgagtgtgtggacaggtgtcttttatacaggtaacgagttcaaacaggtgcagttaatacaggtaatgagaggagaacaggagggcttcttaaagattGGTTGGTGGTGCCAGTGGGGATCCCCATCGCTCTGACACTGATCATCATTATAACAGTGGCTTGCATTAGGAGGTGAGTGATAAAGTTACAATATGTTTAAGAGTTCAAATTAAAGTGATGTAATCTGTAATCTCTATGTTTTACGAGTGGCGTAGCTGTTTTAAGTACTGCATAGCAGGTACAgttaggtcacagttatgaagacttaggacactaaagaggcctttctactgactctgaaaagcaccaaaagaaagatgcccagggtccctgctcatctgcgtgaatgtggcttaggcatgctgcaaggaggcatttggactgcagatgtggcctggGCAatcaattgcaatgtccgtactgtgagacgcctaaaacagtgctacagggagacaggacggacagctgatcatgcTCACAGTGgaagaccatgtgtaacaacacctgcacaggatcggtacatccgaacatcacacctgcatcACACCCGCGGGACAGGttcaggatggcaacaacaactgttacaccaggaacgcacaattcctccatcagtgctcagactgtccgcaataggctgagagagcttgtaggcctgttgtaaggcaggtcctcaccagacatcaccggcaacaacgtagcctatgggcacaaacccatcgtcgctggaccagacaggactgacaaaaaATGCTCTTCACTAGCGAGTCATgggtttgtctcaccaggggttatggttggattcgcgttacacagaggcctgagctttacaccgaggcctgtactctggagcgggatcgatttggaggtggagggtccgtcatggtctggggcggtgtgtcacagcatcattggactgagcttgtcattgcatgcaatctcaacgctgtgcgttacagggaagacatcctcctccctcatgtggtacccttcctgcaggctcatcctgacatgactctccagcatgacaacgccaccagccatactgctcgttctgtgcatgatttcctgcaagacaggaatgtcagtgttctgccatggccagcgaagagcccagatctcaatcccattgagcacgtctgggacctgttggatcagcgggctagggccattccccctagaaatgtccgggaacttgcaggtgccttggtggaagagtggggtaacatctcacagcaagaactgccaAATCTGGAGCAGTCCAtgaagaggagatgcactgcagtacttaatgcagctggtggccacaccagatactgacggttacttttgattttgaacccccctttgttcagggacacattattcaatttctgttagtcacatgtctgtggaacttgttcagtttgtgtctcagttgttgaatcttgttatgttcatacaaatatttacacatgttaagtttgctgaaaataaacgcagttgacagtgggaggacgtttctttttttgctgagtttatctgTAGCATGTACTCGGTAGCTCTGCCCATCACATATTATACACAGGTTCTTCAAGTTGGGGTTGAGTGgcaaaataaaataacagtacATATTTAATAAAACAAACTAACTAAACAACCAAAAATACAAGATCTGGTTAGGTCAAGGGAAGATCTTACAAAACTTAAATTCAAGGTAAATCAACAATATTTTCTCAAACTTTGTCAGACAGTTACAAACTAAACCAGCCACATGGCCACTTCCCTCTTACCTGCACCTTCCCCTGGGCGGTCACACCTCAAACTAAAAATTAAACAGTCAGCCAATGAAATTTCAGGATCAATCACAAGCAATGGAAGCTCACCGAGACACATGCATTacaagtacagtacaatacatatACATCTATTgctataactacccattaattGCATACTTTACATATCTTAACATGTGTTCCAATGCTGCTTAGTTTATTCAACATTATGAAATGATATGTTCAGGCTTCAGGTTTGGCAACAGTGGAGTAGATAACAGAATGGTCCACCTCTAATCTTTCTTCTGACCTGCAAAAAGCAAATAGAGTTGTTGTATGAGTATATTCACACATTTCAAATAAACAGACTTCCAGAAATAGGGTACATTGAAAAGGACTGAACTGATTGTGAGTGCACTCTTACCTGGCAGTAGGACTGGGGAGGGGGAACTGGATGTTGGCATACTGTAGGTTGTCTGTCACCTTGGCCTGTTTGGTTTTCATCTTGGAGTAAACCACATCATCCTCATGGAGTCCTGAGAGTTGGGCCCTGTCGATGGAGCTGCAGAACTGCTGGAAGTCAAAGGTAGCGTAATGAGGGTCAGGAGGGTTCTGCAGAGCTGGTGGCTCGACCACAGAGTACAGAGAACTGTCTTGGAGGTGGGTGTGAGAGGGAGGCAGTTGAATGTTGGCATAGAGGGCATTTTCCCGTTCCTCCGTTCTAGCTTCCTGTGTTGCTGGGTCATTACTGGTCCTTCTACTGAATAAGACTGGGTTTTGATCATCCTGAAAGATGGAATTAGTCAAAAACAATACAAAATGTTTGATATATTGACGGCTCACTGTAGCTTCATCCATTGGTTAAACTAAGTAACATGTTACCAGAAAAGAATGAAAGCTTGCGCTTGAACATTGTTCAAATATCATGAACCTCCAGATAACATTGTTGCACTGACATGCTATTGGTATGTTGAATTGGAGTGTATATGCTGTGTTCCATTGACCTTTTTGTCCACAGCAGTCTTTTGACATAATTTGAATGGGCTCTTCCTGTCAAAGAAAACAAACTTCTTTGGGGAACAAATCGGTATCACAAGGCCATCATACTCTACATTATGTTATTGAATTGAGTAAACAATGTTTCAGAGACTTACCACATCCATAGGAACACAAGAAGTATGATCACCATGAAAACTGTGGCCGCGGAACTGATGTAAACCGGCATTTGGACAGTATTTGTATCTGAAAATGACACAGGATACATGAACGCAAAAAATTCAAGTCAAGGGAATTCCCACTTGAAGTGTATTGGTTCAGGATATTTCACTGGACAGTAGAAACTTAACATTTGCTTCCATACTGACCCTGCAGGAtcagagacagaacagtagagttgTGAGCCCCTTCTTTGTTCCTGGCCTCACAGAAATACTGTCCACTGTCAGAGGAGGTTAGAGAAGTCAATCTCAACACCTCTCCTGACCCTGTATGTGAGGTGTCTGTTCCATCCTTCTTAAACCAGGTGTAGTTCTCCACTGCTGGGTTGGCATGACTGCTGCAGGTCAGGTTCACAGAGCTTCCCTCTACCACTGGACCAGAGGGACTTACTGACACCAAGGTGTTCCTTGGGGCATCTAAAGCAAGCATAAATATTAAAAcattgatacagttgaagtcagaagtttacatacaccttagcaaaatacattagaactcggtttttcacaattcttgacattaaatcctagtaaaaattccctgtcttaggtcagttaggatcaccactttattttaagaatgtgaaatgtcagaataataggagagagaatgatttatttcagcttttatttctttcatcacattcccagtgggtcagaagtttacatacactcaattagtgtttggcagcattgcctttaaattgattaacttgggtcaaacgtttcgggtagccctcccacaataaattggataaattttggcccattccccctgacagagctgatgtaactgagtcagatgtgtaggtctccttgctcgcacacgctttttcagttctgcccacaaatgttctatgggattaaggtcagagcactgtgatggccactctaataccttgactttgttgtccttcaaccattttgccacaactttggaagtatgcttggggtcattgtccatttggaagacccatgatGTTTTgagttgttgcttcaatatatctacataattttccttcatcatgatgccaactattttgtgaagtgcatcagtccctcctgcagcaaggcaaccccacaaaatgatgctgccaaccccgtgcttccagttgggatggtgttcttcagcttgcaagcctccccctttttcatccaaacataacgatggtcattatggccaaacagctctatttttgtttcatcagaccagaggacatttctccaaaaagtacaatctttgtccccatgtgcagttgcaaactgtagtctggctttttatggcagttttgaagcagtggctttttccttgccgagtggccattcaggttatgtcgatataggactcgttttactgtggatatagatatttttgtacctgtttcctccatcatcttcacaaggtcctttgctgttgttctgggaatgattagcacttttcacaccaaagtacgttcatctctaggagacagaacgcgtctccttcctgagtggtataacagctgcgtggtcccatggtgtttatacttgcttattATTTTTTGtatagatgaatgtggtaccttcaggcatttgtacaTTTctaccaaggatgaaccagacttgtggaggtctacatttttttctgagatcttggctgatttcttgtgattttcccatgaagtcaagcaaagaggcactgagtttgaaggtaggccttgaaattcgtccacaggtacacctccaattgactcaaatgatgtaaattagaaTATAagaagcttccaaagccatgacataattttctggaattttacaagctgtttaaaggcacagtcaacttagtgtatgtaaacttctgacccactggatttgtgatacagtgaattataagtgaaataatctgtctgtaaacaattgttggaaatattacttgtgtcatgcacaaagtagatgtcctaactgacttgccaaaactctagtttgttaacaagtgtcacaacttccgccggagtcggtccctctcctgGTTCGGGCGGAGTTCGGCAGTCgatgtcaccggccttctagccatcgccgatccacctttcattttccattgggattgtcttgtcttccctcacacctggtttctattccatcaattacatgttgtgtatttaaccctccgtttctcccatgtccttgtccggaattgtttattgtaagtgcttgtgcacgttatgtcTGGTGTGTATCGGGTTATGTACCCATTTATTGATGGTTCTGTTTTCTGGTGGGTTTTTAATATTAACAAAATACAATCATTCTTAAAATCGTATATTTTATACAACATTTGGATGTAAACTTCATAGAAGGTCTATACTTTCCGAGTAACAGTATTTTCTTCATACCATTcttaacctttctagcgcaggcgttccgctagcggaacccctcgacaacattccgctgaaaaggcagcacgcaaaattcaaaaatatatttttttaaatatgtaactttcacacattaacaagtccaatacagcaaacgaaagataaacatcttgttaatctacccatcatgtccgatttcaaaaatgctttacagcgaaagcacaacatgtgattatgttaggtcatagccaagtcaaaaaGCACAGCCatgtttccagccaaagataggagtcacaaaaagcagaaatatagattaaattaatcactaacctttgatgatcatcagatgacactcataggacatcatcttacacaatacatgtatgttttgttcgataatgtgcatatttatatatatatatatttctaagggacttgtttgccgttcctaccgcttccactggatgtcaccagtctttagaaattgaggttattcctttgtttaatgaagaagtacggccatcttgaacaagtgtcacttcatgtgtactgtttgatagaggCGCAAGACCAGAAAGCATGATTGAGTTAGTTGTCTTCCTGTAttaaacacag containing:
- the LOC115114410 gene encoding B-cell receptor CD22-like → MWLLKMISVMLVISLTLLGVSGSNWKVTFNDTAPCALRGSSVVFACSYAYPSDQTITNSFWYFSSQRKNNDLFLAQEYRGRVEYLGNKDNNCTLKINNLISSDATQYHFRFETVNKGGETNAWSSKTWVSLSLTGLTAKVQPATVRAGERVTLTCVTTCTPSDHPTIVWSRDGHSVSNTEFLASSEDSGRYQCAVQGQENLNSAPTSLDVKYAPRNTLVSVSPSGPVVEGSSVNLTCSSHANPAVENYTWFKKDGTDTSHTGSGEVLRLTSLTSSDSGQYFCEARNKEGAHNSTVLSLILQDTNTVQMPVYISSAATVFMVIILLVFLWMWKSPFKLCQKTAVDKKDDQNPVLFSRRTSNDPATQEARTEERENALYANIQLPPSHTHLQDSSLYSVVEPPALQNPPDPHYATFDFQQFCSSIDRAQLSGLHEDDVVYSKMKTKQAKVTDNLQYANIQFPLPSPTARSEERLEVDHSVIYSTVAKPEA